The DNA window CGGCTCTCAGTGCATCAACAAGGGGACCGCGACGGAAGCGCCCAAGACCGACATCGACGGCGACCCGCGACCGAAGAACAACGGTCTCGTCGACATCGGGGCGGACGAGGCGGGCTGAGCCCCAGCTCACCTCGCGCCGACATGCTCTGACCGCGCTGGCGCGCCGAAGATCTGGGCGAACAGCTCTTCGGGGCCCGCCAGCCTGTGTTTGAAGCGCCGGCGGCGGGCCTGAGCACGATTGAAGCGGGCAACGAGCTGGTGATGGTGCCGGAGCTCGTCCCGGAGCAGCGCCTGATCCCGGCGCACAGTGCGGAGCAAGGACGGCTCCGCGAGCTGGTAGGGGCAATCGACCGCAGTCAGCACCCGGAGCCGGCGGATCCCGTTCCTGGGCCCAAGGGTCGCGCTGAGCGGATACGCACGACATGCCGTGGGGCGGGATGTATGAACTCCGCAGCGGTCATCCGGCTCCAAGAACTGACACACACCCGCTCGCTGCGCGAGCAACATCACGCGAGGGCCTTCGGGCAACCAGATCAGGCTGCTCGGCTCACCGGCGATGTCGACCTCGTGGGCGGATGCCCAGCTGACGAGCCGCGTCGGCGGCTGGCCCGTTGCTGCGCTGAGGCGAGCGAGATCGCTGAACGTCAGCGGCACGCGCAGATTGCGACAACACTCACCACAGCCGGTGCAGCGGAGCCGTGCAAGATGGAGACCGGACGCCATGCGGCGCGCTCGAGGGTTACGCGCGCGGACGGGCGAGTAAAGCGCTCTGACACAACCTGGGTTATGCTCGGCCCGTGACGGGTCAACCCCCACGCGGTTGGGGACCTCCGCCGCCGGGTTACGGTCCGCCGGCGTACGGTCCGCCCACCCCGCCCGGCGGCGGAGCTTTTGCGCCGCCACCGATCGCGCCCTACGGCTACGGGTACGATCCCCGCGCACCGTACGGTATAGAACCGCGGACCGGACGACCGTACTCGGACAAACAGAAGGTCATCGCGGGCATCCTGCAGATCTTCCTGGGCAAGTTCGGCATCGGCCGCTTCTACACCGGCCACACGGGCATGGCGGTCGGTCAGCTCGTGGCGTGCATGCTCGGCGTGTGGGTCTTTTCATGGTTCACCTGCGGCCTGACGGCCCTGGTGCTGCTCTGGCCCATCATCGATGGGATCGTGATCCTCGCGTCCGACCCGACGGACGCCGAGGGCCGACCGCTGCGCTGATTCGACCCGAGCTCAGGGTTCCAGCGCCGGCTCGACGAACAACCAGCGGACCTCGGGGCAGCGTTTACGTAGCTCGGCTTCGAACTCGTCGATGGCCTGAGCCAGCTCACGTGTCGTGAGCGTGGCGGCAAAGCGCAGCTTCACGGCGACCATGACCTCACCCGGCCCCTGCTGGATCGTCGTCATCCAGAGCAATTCCTCGGTGCGCGACAGCTCCGTCACCACATCCGCGACGGCGCGACTGATCTTCGGATCGGCGGCCTCTCCAATCAGCAACGACTTGATCTCGACGGCCAGAAAGACGGCGACACCAATCAACACCACCCCGATCGCAACACTGCCCACCCCATCCCAGCGCGTGTCACCGGTATAGTGGGAGACGATCACCGCGACCGTCGCGAGCGCCAGGCCGAGGGTCGCGGCCATGTTCTCCCCGAACACGACCACCAGATCGGAGTCCTTCGTCTCGCGCAGATAACGCATGAAGGGCACGTCGCCGCGGCGGCGCCCGATCTCCTTGATGTTCGACAGCGTGGCAGCGCCCTCGAGCGCCAGGGAACACAACAGGATCACCAGGGCGATCCAGACCCTGTCGACCGGCTCCGGATGACGGATCTTGTGGATCCCCTCGTACACCGAGAACACGCCACCGCCCGAGAACAAGAGCAGCGCCACCATGAACGACCAGAAGTAGAGCGCGCGGCCGTAACCGAGCGGGTGGCGCTCGTCGGCCGGGCGCCGCGCCCGGTGCACTCCAAGCAGCAGCAGCCCCTGATTTCCGCAGTCGGCGGCAGAGTGCAGCGTCTCGGCGAGCATGGCGCCAGAGCCCGTGAGCACTGCTGCGACCCCCTTGCCGGTTGCGATCACGGCGTTGACGACCAGCGACTGAAGGATGTGGCCGGTACCGTGTTTCTGTTCGGAGCCCATGGGGTGAGCCCGGCTTTTAGCACGAGACCGGAGGCGTTTTGCCGTATCGTCGCGGCATGCGCGCGGTGTTCCCGTGGTCGGCCTCGTTCCTCTTTGGCGTCATGGCGTGCGGGTCGCAGGGCCCGATCGTGCCTGGAGCAAGACCCGCCGTGGTCGCGGTTGCGCCCGCGAAAGAGCCCCGGCCCGCCCAGTCGCCACCCTCTCTCAGCGGACCACCCCGCGATCCGCGCGCTTTGTTTCCGCCCTCGCCGATCACCGATTTCGCCAATTCGATGCGCCAAATCGCCCTCGCCGCTCTGGACGGTGGCCCGCTCCCGGAGGTCGGCGTGCCCATCGAGCGGCAACGCGACCCGAACCGACTCGTCCGTGCGGAGCAGCCAAGACCGGCGGCTCGCGACCTCGAGGTCTTTGCGTTCGCGATGGAGATCACGCTGATCCTGCGCGCGCCGAACGCAGACGGCGGCAGCGACGAAGACGACGGCGGCTTCGAAGTGATCGCCTTTCTGTCGCGCACCGGCCTGAAGGTAGCGGGGCTGCGTCCGCGGGGTCCACGCGCGATCAAGGAGACGCCAGGCTGGCTGTCCGGTGCCCGTACCTTCGGCAACGACGTGCTCGGAAGCCCTGCGACGGCGTCGCATCGGCGACCTGTTGGTCGGCGACACCGAGCGCCCGGTGCTGAACGACGACTTCTTGTTCAAGCGGCTGATGGACGAGCGTCCCAAGGTCGATGCGTTGGAGCGCCTCGAGGCACTCGCTGCGAAACACGAGCGTGCGCTGGGCTACCACTTCGACGATGTGTACCTGCTCGCGCGCGATCGGAGCGGCAGCCTGGTCGGCCTGCAGCTCCAGGTCGACGAGGATGACGGTCAACTCATGCTGGACGCCGCGCCGCTCGTGCGCGTGGAACGGCTACGCAAGGACCGCGACGAGCCGGCGGCGCTCGAGGCCCCGAAGCCGCCGCCGCCGCCGTGAGGTCAGCGGTCGGTCGCGTGATTTCGCGCCGCGACCCAGCCGCCCAACATCAGGACAGCCAGCCCCACGAGCAGCGCCGCCGAGACCCGCGCCCCGACATCCGCGACTGAACCCTGGACCCCGACGCCCGCGGCGAGCGCGGCGGCGAGGGAGACGCCCAAGACCCACGAGTTACCCGGATTCACGCCCCTCCTACGCGCGGCCCCGGCCGCTCTTCCCTGGCGGCGCTCAGAAATATGCGGCAACACCCAGGGTCATCACGACCTGGTATTGCCACTCGGTGTGATAGGTGACTTTCTGAGCCGCGCCGGAGGCCCAGACGACGTCGATGCGGTCGGCCAGTTTGTCGGACACGCCGGGGTTGTAGCTGCCCCGGAGGCCGACCGGAATGCGCAGGTCGATGGACGGCACCGGGAGCTTGATCTCCACTCCACCGCCGAACGTGAGCATCGTGTAGTTGTCGGCTCGCGCTTCCATCTCGGTCCCGAGCGGTTTGTCCACCTCCGCCTTGGCACTGCTCGGGAACACGAGCTCCGGACCCACGAAGAACATCGGCTGCACCACCGGCCCCGGCACCACGATCTTGGCCAGAATGGGCACGTGCCACGCACCTTGTTCGATGCTGATGGTCACCTTGTAGACACCATTGAACGTGATGTCGCCCTTGCCGCGATCGGTGGTGCGGAGTGCGTCGACCTCGAGTCCGAGGAGGTCGATGAACCGCGCATCGAACATCAACCCACCGCCGAGCGTCGTTCCGCCGAAGCCTGGATAAAACTCGGCCTGTCCTGTGCCCACGCCCGGAACTGTCAGGGTCTTGTCCCCGGGCTTGCTGATGAAGTTTCCACCGGCCACACCCAAGAGGCCCACACCACCGGAGAAGGATTTTCGTGCGGGTTTGGCCGAGTCTTCCGCGAGCGCGCGGTTCGAGACGAACAGCCCGAGCGCGAGCGCGAGGCCCTGCAACACAACGACGTTCTTCGATTTGAAATAGCGCATGGCAATCACGACCTCGTGCCCAGCCGCCTACCACGGAACGAGTCGGGCGGCAGTCGGGCTCAGCGCAGGCGGTAGTGCAGCACGAGTGTGCGCCCGCCTCGCTCCACGGTGACACCAAGCTCCTTGCCTTGTCTGACCCCCGCAAGCGCCAAGAGCGCCGACTCGGGTCGCCTGGCGTCGGCGCCGTTCAGCTGCGTGACGAGATCGCCTTCGACGAGGCCGATGCTGGCGAGCAGTGACCCTGCTCGGACTCCCAGCAGTCGGAACCCGTTGGGCGCGCGGACGAACCGTGCTCCGCCGAGGGAGAAGCGAGCGGCCGCCGGCGCAACCGCAGGCGACTGAGGCGACGGGCGCGCGCGCGAGGCGGCCACCGGAGTGGACTGCGCCGCCGAGATCAGAGAGAGCTCTGCCCGGCAGCGACTCTCGTTCCGCTCGAGCCAAACGCTGGGAGACGCCGCCGCGCCCGCGTGACCAATGAACGAGACGGTCCGGTCCCCGAAGTGATCGCCGATCCGCACGAGTCGAGCCTGGCCGGCCTGGTCCGTGAGGGTCGCGAGAGACCAGGTCGGGTCGGCGGACTCGGTGATGATCCGAGCTGCGATCCCCGGACAGGCTTGCTCGCCGGCGAGCCCATGTGACTCGGAGGAGCGAGAGCCCCATGCAGCGCCGAGCTCGGCGGCCGTCAGCGGACGCTGGGGCACCGCCGGCCGGAGCGCAGTCGCACGGTCGCCGGACTCGATCCGAAGCGCCGGCGGCCCGAGAGCGCCGGCGATCAGCGTCGAGAGCGCGTGCGCCTGCAACACGCTCAGCGCCAGCACCCCGAGCGCAACCACGACCGCGTGCAGGACGAGCGGCAACTGTCGACGCATGCGCACCCCGTTTGCGAGCGCCGTGCCAGAGACTCGAGCTGCTGCAGTCGCGCGGATCCGGGAGGTTTCTGCGTCCGCTCTCCCGCCCACTTGTCAACTTGGCAGCGCGGGCTTCCGAAAGCTGACCTCGTGTCTTAGGCTCGCGCGCGCATGACCGGCTACCTGATCGAACGTTTCCTCCACCTGCTCGGCGCGTTTGGCTTCGTCGCCTCCCACGGCGCCACCGCCGCCGTCACGTTCAAGCTGCGCAAGGAGCGCGATCCAGCGCGGGTCCGCGCTTACCTGGATCTCTCGCGCTCGACCCGCGGGGTCATGCACGGTTCGTTCTTGCTGCTCTTGCTCGGCGGCATCGGCGCGGGCTTCCACGGCAAATGGTGGTCGTCGGGTTGGATCTGGACGTCGCTCGTGCTGCTCATCGTGCTCTTCGCCGCGGCGTTTCCGCTGGCCGTTCCGTATTTCAAGGCCATCCGCAAGGCCGCGGAGGCAGATCCGCCGAACCAGACCGAGCTCGACTCCCTGCTGCAATCACCCCGGGGCCTCGTGCTCGCCTGGGTGGAATCAATCGGGATCCTGATCATCCTGGGGCTGATGGTATTCAAGCCGTTCTAGCTAGTCTCGACTTGGGCAGTCTTGCGATGCTCAGCGCACGCACGGCCCCCTACCCCCGCCCCAAGTAGACCGCGGCGGCGACGCCGATCAGTACGACCCCCAACAGAACGACGTACACGAGCCGGCGTGACTCCGAGGCCTCGCCCGCTTCACCCTTCCGAATCTTCGCGAGGCTCACCCAAGCCTCACCCGCGCTGGCAAAACGCTGCTCGGGCCGCCGGTTGACCGAACGCGCGAACCAGGCGTCGAACCCAGGCGGCAGCGCGTCGCCCGCGCCGACGCCCGCCGCCCGGAGCGAGGCGGGCTCGAGCTCCCCGCGTTCGAGCTCGAGCATCAAATCGACGACACTCGAACCAGCACCAGCGTGCCGCCAGTAGTGGTGCGAGGTGAGCACGAAGTACGTCAACAGCCCGAGCGCCCACACGTCTGCCGAGGGGGACGGCACAAAACCCGGCCGAGCTTGTTCCGGCGCTGTCCAGAGCGGCGTACCCAAGCCCGCCTCGGTAGACGCGAGACTCTTGTCCGCGAGCCCCTTTGCGATGCCGAAGTCCGACACCTTTGCAGTCGGCGCCCCGGCTTCGTCCAGCAGCAGCAGCACGTTCTCCGGTTTCAGGTCCCGATGCACGATGCCGAGCTCATGGGCGCGGGCCACGGCAGAGAAGATCTGCTCGAGCAAGCGGAAGCCTGCGTCGAGCGCGGGCTTGCCGTGCTCCGCGAGCCACGCCGAGAGCGCTGGGCCGCGGATGAGCTCCATTGCAATCCACGGCTGCCCGGACTCCTCGTCGACCCCCGCATCCAGGGTCGAGACCACGCTGGGATGATCGAGCCGGGCGCTCAGCCGCGCCTCACGCCGAAAACGATGCAGCGCCTTGCCCTCGTCGAGCAGCTCGCGCTTGAGCAACTTCAGCGCGACGCGGTGACCATCCTTCACCCGCTCGGCCTCCCAGACCGTGCCCATGGCGCCCTGCCCGATGCGCCCGAGCAGTCGATACTGGCGCACCAGCGGGCCGGTTGCCGACGTGCTCACGTGCGTCCGCGACGTTCCAGCGCAAGCGCGACGAAGCTCGACATCAGATAGGCAAACGTCTCCTCGTCGCTGTTCCAGGTTCGCTGCTGCCCGACGTGCTCGTGGCACACCACCCCGACCATCCTCCCGTTCACCCAGATCGGCACGTCGAGCATCGACGAAATCGAGAGTGGCGCCAGGTAGACCGAGGAGAAACACGAAGTGCGTGGGTCCTTGTGGGCATCGTGCGCCGCAATCGTCCGCTCGGTCGCCAGCGCCTTGAAGTAGGGCGTGAAGTCCTTGGCAAACAGCTCGACGCCAGAGGCGTGCGAGCCCGTCGCCCGCTCGAACAGGTCGGCGCAGGTGATCTTGGTGCGTTCGGTGTCGAGGAACCAGACGCTCACGCGCTCGACGTCGAGCGCGCTCGATGCGGCCTCGTTGATCCGCCGCACCGTGGCGTCCACGTCCCCGACGAACAGACTGCGTTGTGTCATCAGCTCGACGTAGGTCGCCAGATGTCGACGCAACGATCGGGTCTCGTCGCCCCCGGCCCGAGAAGGCGAGATGGCCCCGATACCCGGGGTGGGCCTGGGCGTCGTGGGTTGGGTGAATTCAGTGCGCAAGCGCGCCATCGCGTGCTCGAGCCGCTCGAGAAGCTCTGGCGAGTCCTCGACCGCCGCGGCCTCGGTGGAGGTCAGCTGCGCCATCGAGGCCAGTCGCATCTTGGCCACCAGCCCCCCGAGGCCGTTCGCCTCGTCGAAATAACCCCGACTCCGGTCACCCATGCAGCACGACGCTATCAGCTCCGCCCGCTTGCTGGGTGCCGCTGCTTGCCCCGGCCCCACCCAAACGCTAGGCCTCGGGTGTGCGAAACCTGCGTTGGGTCGTCGGGCTGGTGCTGGGCGTCGCCCTCGTCGCGTGTGCAACGGCCGAAGAACCGCGGAAGCAGCTGCCGGCAGCCGGCGGCGCGAGCGGCAGCGGCGGGCTCAGCTCGGACGGCGGAGGCGTCGGTGGGTGCACGAGCAACGGCGCATCGACCGGCAACGGCGCATCGACCGGTAACGGCGCATCGACCGGCAACGGCGCATCCACGGGCGCGGGTGCGAGCAGCGGGAACTGCTCCGGCGGCGCAGCCGGGGCCGCGGGCGCGGGCGGCGCGCCACAGTGTGACGACGCTTCGAAGCGCTGCCAACACGTGTTCAAGTACCCGCTGACGAACGAGACCAGCGTGGAGCTGCGCGGTGACTTCGCTCCGGACGGCTGGGACACGGGGGTGCAGCTGGCAAAGTCCGGCGGAGAGTGGCAGGCGAGCGTCGAGGTGCCGTTCGGCGTCGAGCTTCACTACAAGTACTGGGTCGACGGTTCGAAGTGGGTGACCGATCCCACCAACCCCAACAAGGTCTCGGATGGACTCGGCGGCGAGAACTCCGTGCTCGCCCCCATCAGCTGCACGAACTTCACCTGCGTGCCGGTCGTCAGCGGCACCTTCGACTGGCGCGACGCGATGCTTTATTTCGTGTTCGTCGACCGATTCTTGGACGGTGACCCGTCGAACAACGGCAGCCCGATCTCGGGGGTCGAGCCCCCCGCGGCCTATCAGGGCGGCGACTACGCGGGCGTCCGGCAGCGGATCAAGGACGGATATTTCTCGGACCTCGGCGTCAACGTGCTGTGGCTGACCGCTCCCATGGACAACCCGAACCAAGCGGGAGCCGGCACGGATGGCCATCAATACAGCGCCTATCACGGCTACTGGCCCCAGAACCTCGACCAGACCGAGGAGCACTTCGGGAGCCTTGCAGATCTAAAGGCGCTCGTCGCCGAAGCACACGCGAAGGACATCCGCGTGATCCTCGACTACGCGATGAACCACGTGCACAAATCGTCGCCGGTGTTCGCGCAGCACCCGGACTGGTTCTGGCCGCTGGATCTGGGTGGCAAGCAGTGT is part of the Myxococcales bacterium genome and encodes:
- a CDS encoding serine/threonine protein kinase, with product MSTSATGPLVRQYRLLGRIGQGAMGTVWEAERVKDGHRVALKLLKRELLDEGKALHRFRREARLSARLDHPSVVSTLDAGVDEESGQPWIAMELIRGPALSAWLAEHGKPALDAGFRLLEQIFSAVARAHELGIVHRDLKPENVLLLLDEAGAPTAKVSDFGIAKGLADKSLASTEAGLGTPLWTAPEQARPGFVPSPSADVWALGLLTYFVLTSHHYWRHAGAGSSVVDLMLELERGELEPASLRAAGVGAGDALPPGFDAWFARSVNRRPEQRFASAGEAWVSLAKIRKGEAGEASESRRLVYVVLLGVVLIGVAAAVYLGRG
- a CDS encoding GAF domain-containing protein, whose translation is MGDRSRGYFDEANGLGGLVAKMRLASMAQLTSTEAAAVEDSPELLERLEHAMARLRTEFTQPTTPRPTPGIGAISPSRAGGDETRSLRRHLATYVELMTQRSLFVGDVDATVRRINEAASSALDVERVSVWFLDTERTKITCADLFERATGSHASGVELFAKDFTPYFKALATERTIAAHDAHKDPRTSCFSSVYLAPLSISSMLDVPIWVNGRMVGVVCHEHVGQQRTWNSDEETFAYLMSSFVALALERRGRT
- a CDS encoding YkgJ family cysteine cluster protein, whose translation is MASGLHLARLRCTGCGECCRNLRVPLTFSDLARLSAATGQPPTRLVSWASAHEVDIAGEPSSLIWLPEGPRVMLLAQRAGVCQFLEPDDRCGVHTSRPTACRAYPLSATLGPRNGIRRLRVLTAVDCPYQLAEPSLLRTVRRDQALLRDELRHHHQLVARFNRAQARRRRFKHRLAGPEELFAQIFGAPARSEHVGAR
- a CDS encoding cation diffusion facilitator family transporter, yielding MGSEQKHGTGHILQSLVVNAVIATGKGVAAVLTGSGAMLAETLHSAADCGNQGLLLLGVHRARRPADERHPLGYGRALYFWSFMVALLLFSGGGVFSVYEGIHKIRHPEPVDRVWIALVILLCSLALEGAATLSNIKEIGRRRGDVPFMRYLRETKDSDLVVVFGENMAATLGLALATVAVIVSHYTGDTRWDGVGSVAIGVVLIGVAVFLAVEIKSLLIGEAADPKISRAVADVVTELSRTEELLWMTTIQQGPGEVMVAVKLRFAATLTTRELAQAIDEFEAELRKRCPEVRWLFVEPALEP
- a CDS encoding DUF2269 family protein, translating into MTGYLIERFLHLLGAFGFVASHGATAAVTFKLRKERDPARVRAYLDLSRSTRGVMHGSFLLLLLGGIGAGFHGKWWSSGWIWTSLVLLIVLFAAAFPLAVPYFKAIRKAAEADPPNQTELDSLLQSPRGLVLAWVESIGILIILGLMVFKPF
- a CDS encoding TM2 domain-containing protein — protein: MGYARPVTGQPPRGWGPPPPGYGPPAYGPPTPPGGGAFAPPPIAPYGYGYDPRAPYGIEPRTGRPYSDKQKVIAGILQIFLGKFGIGRFYTGHTGMAVGQLVACMLGVWVFSWFTCGLTALVLLWPIIDGIVILASDPTDAEGRPLR